The Pyrus communis chromosome 8, drPyrComm1.1, whole genome shotgun sequence region TGGAAATTCTTTCTTGCTTAGCTCCTTAATTTGTCGCATAGTTAACCTTTCTCGACGATGTTTAGTTTTCAAGAATTCTTCATGTTGCCTACACAATTATGTCCAATttagataattattttttcaaagttaaaaaaaccaataaaacatTAAGACGTATGATTAAACGTTCTTACCTTCTAAATGGGCTAACTTTATCACAATTATTTAGAATGTATCTATGGCACTGATCAAGAACATTTAGATCGAGCTCCACATTTTCTCCTGAACCCATTTAACATCCTTTCGAGTAAAAAATTGATAACCCACCAGATACTCCACGTCCAATACCATCTTCATTTCGGCCTTTACGGGTACGACGAGACTCAACGTCTGTAAGATACATGGAACAAAATGACAAGCACTCATCCACCAAATATGCTTCAGCAATAGAACCTTCAGGACGACCCTTATTACGAACATAGCGCTTCAGTGTTTGCAAATACCTACAATTATAAAAcgaaatacaaattattataattattaattaaagttatgactacaattgtaaaaaaattataaaaatttattcattactgttcaattggatacatccatctaTATTGAACAGGCCCTGCAAGAGCTGCTTCATCTGCCAAGTGAACTGGGAGGTGCACCATTATATCAAAAAATGCAGGAGGGAATATTTTCTCAAGTTGACATAATGTCAAGGCAATTCTTGAATTCAGTTGCTTAAATCCTTCCTCAGACTCCTTCTTACTACATAACTGTTTGAAAATTACACTCAACTCTAATAAAACCATAGTAACAGCTTTAGACAAAACCGGGCGTATTGCAAGCGGGAGTAACTGCTGCATTAAAACATGGCAATCATGACTTTTCAACCCATGTATTTTTCGTTCATTCACGTGCACACATCGCGACAGATTTGATGAATATCCATCTGGGACCCGAATAGTAGACAATACTTTACAAAACgcagttttttcttctcttttcaatgTGAACAATGCTGGAGGTCGAAATGTTCTATTTCCTTCTCTACGTGGGTGTTGACTATGTCTTATGTTCAAGAATTCAAGATCTGCACGTGCCGCCAATCCATCTTTAGACTTTTCTATATCTAGCAATGTTCCCACCACACTGTCACATATATTCTTCTCGAtatgcataacatcaagattGTGTCTAATCAACAGATGCCTCCAATAAGGTAGTTCATAAAAAATCGATTTCTTCTTCCACTGACTGTTACTACTTGTACTGCTCGAAGCTCTTCTTCTGCGTTGCCCAACTGAAGCATCTTTGTTTGGTTTTCCAAAAGTAAATCTCAATGTAGAAAGTTCTTCGAGACATTGTAAACCAGTCCACTGCCTTGGTGCACTACGATGCTCTCGACGACCATTAAAAGTGATGGTTTGCCTTCGAAACCTATGATTATCTTCAAGAAAACGTCGATGCCCCATATAACAAATCTTGCGACTCTCTGGCAAGTAAATAGATTCTTTATCATGCATGTAATGTGGACAAGCTTTATAGCCATGTGTACTCCATCTTGACAACATTCCATAAGCCGGAAAATCACTTATAGTCCATAACACGGCAGCCTTCATCGTAAAACTTTGGTTGGAATACGCATCATAAGTGGGAATGCCCACCTCCCACAACTCATTCAGCTCGTCAATCAATGGATgcatgtatacatcaatctcttTACCAGGACTGCGCGGTCCTGGTATTAacaaagacaataacaaatttgGTTGCTTCATGCACATCCAAGGTGGCAAATTATAAACAGAAAGCACCACAGGCCATGTGCTATGATCATTCCTTATTTTCCCAAAAGGATTAAATCCATCACTGGCCAACCCTAATCGGACATTTCGAATTTCTGACGCAAAATCCGGATATAAATTATCCAAATGCTTCCATGCGGGAGAATCTGAAGGATGTCTCATAAACTCATCCTTAGGACATTCAGTTGCATGCCATCTCATATGTTCAGCCATATGCTTCGACATAAAAAATCGTTGCAATCgtggttttaaaggaaaataccacATAACCTTAGCTGCGACCTTTTTCCTCGAGCTATCCTCTGCATTGGTAATTTTATATCTTGATTTACCACAAACTGAGCACACGGTCAAATATGAAGTATCTTTCCAATAGATCATGCAATCATTGGGACATGCATCAATTTTCACATACGACAGCCCCAAGtcatttataagtttttttgcCTTATAACAGGATTCAGGCAAACAATCCCCTTCAGgcaacattcttttaattaactCCAGTAAAGTGGTGAAGATCTCGTCAGGCATTCCCACTAAACACTTGATCTGATACAATCTTACAACTGCTTCCAATTTCTTAAACTCCTTACAACCTGGCCACAAATCTTGATCTTCCTCTTCAAGCAACTTAAAAAAAGTCTGCACCTCTTCTGGACGCCCTTCCCCAATACGGGGTTCAGTAGATGGCCCAACACCTTCTTCTGTTAATGGTTGGACAAATACATCATTAAGAAAATCATGCATGCCAATCACCTCATCtcctgtttcttcttctccaattccCACATTTTGCTCTCCAATGTTTTGCTCGCCATGATGTCGCCAACAagcgtttttataatctttatccatatcatacaataTGAGATGTTCAACAATGGTGTTCCTAACAAAAGTATATCGATTACAACATCTTTTGCAAGGACATCTAAACTTATCAGGACCAACACCATTTGCAACTGCttgatccaaaaacaaattaattccagttgtatACGCTTCAAAATTTCGGGGTATTGTCAACCAACTCTTATCCATATTTTACCACTTTACGAAGGTAAAATATTACGTTGACACTAAGATGCCTACAATCTTTCAATCCCTATCATGTAGGCATAactatcaaaattttcaat contains the following coding sequences:
- the LOC137743240 gene encoding uncharacterized protein, whose amino-acid sequence is MDKSWLTIPRNFEAYTTGINLFLDQAVANGVGPDKFRCPCKRCCNRYTFVRNTIVEHLILYDMDKDYKNACWRHHGEQNIGEQNVGIGEEETGDEVIGMHDFLNDVFVQPLTEEGVGPSTEPRIGEGRPEEVQTFFKLLEEEDQDLWPGCKEFKKLEAVVRLYQIKCLVGMPDEIFTTLLELIKRMLPEGDCLPESCYKAKKLINDLGLSYVKIDACPNDCMIYWKDTSYLTVCSVCGKSRYKITNAEDSSRKKVAAKVMWYFPLKPRLQRFFMSKHMAEHMRWHATECPKDEFMRHPSDSPAWKHLDNLYPDFASEIRNVRLGLASDGFNPFGKIRNDHSTWPVVLSVYNLPPWMCMKQPNLLLSLLIPGPRSPGKEIDVYMHPLIDELNELWEVGIPTYDAYSNQSFTMKAAVLWTISDFPAYGMLSRWSTHGYKACPHYMHDKESIYLPESRKICYMGHRRFLEDNHRFRRQTITFNGRREHRSAPRQWTGLQCLEELSTLRFTFGKPNKDASVGQRRRRASSSTSSNSQWKKKSIFYELPYWRHLLIRHNLDVMHIEKNICDSVVGTLLDIEKSKDGLAARADLEFLNIRHSQHPRREGNRTFRPPALFTLKREEKTAFCKVLSTIRVPDGYSSNLSRCVHVNERKIHGLKSHDCHVLMQQLLPLAIRPVLSKAVTMVLLELSVIFKQLCSKKESEEGFKQLNSRIALTLCQLEKIFPPAFFDIMVHLPVHLADEAALAGPVQYRWMYPIEQYLQTLKRYVRNKGRPEGSIAEAYLVDECLSFCSMYLTDVESRRTRKGRNEDGIGRGVSGENVELDLNVLDQCHRYILNNCDKVSPFRRQHEEFLKTKHRRERLTMRQIKELSKKEFPEWFKQHMNSRYDANDTLISQDLHWLANYPSRVVSRYKSHIVHGFRFRIKSVDDKHKNQNCGVFVPANVPGAIGQVNCYGRVVDMFEVKYCGPTEAGDRGRAVMLFKCEWVNSESPRGMKTDQYGFTMVNFNQLGFKEDPFILASQALQAFYVEDTIEKDWHVVVRTQPRDLFDVLEDSDAIDDYAMPNLDDRILDNENFHTRVGVEETPFLESLALPTGFVNHANTDDELTDDDRE